DNA from Parageobacillus thermoglucosidasius:
TTCCGCACGGCCTAGCGGTCCGGCAATCGTATCGTCATCAAATACGACCATCCATGTGCCTCTTCCGTATTTCTTCGCATGAAGAAACGCTTTTCCGGCGTGGATTTCGGCCTCATAAGCCGTTCTTCCTACCCCGATTCCGCATGCGGCAATTTCGCGATCCATATCTTCCAATTCTTTGATCGTCGGAATTATTTTATAATGATCGGTAATGTCCTTTAATGCTCCTCTTGTCGTAAAAATAACATACCGGCCGGGACCGGCGATTTTCAATGATCCTTGTATTTTTTTGGCGTATTTCAGCAACTTTTCCGTTACTTTCATTTCCATTTTATATATTTCATCTGTCGAGAACGTTTCATTGGAGATCGCAAATAACGAATCCACTTCCATCATCTGAACAGCAATTTGCGCATCTTGAAAGCGCAACATTTCACCGGTGCGGATAATCATTTGCACAACCGACTCCACCGCAGAACGGGCAGGCAGCACCCGGTACACCGGCACGCCGAGCTTCTCTAATTCAAGCTGCGCCGTCCGCAAGCAGGTCACCGCCGCTTTCGTCAATCCTTGCTTCCACAACCCATAATGATACTGTGCCAGCGCTGCCGCGGAAATCCCGCCCTGATAATGTTTCACGTACGGAACCCGCTCACCAATCCCCACTTCCTCCAGCAGTCGCTCAATTTCCGACGGATGGTACGTGTCAAAACTTAATTGCTGGACAGGAATTTGCCGCTCATAATAAATACGCAGCAGCGTCCGGTACAAACTTGCCCCTGTGTGCGGAACATAAAACATGGGGCAATCGATTTCTCCCCATTCCTTTACAATAGAATAAGGAACTTGTCCAGAAAAAAGCCACATATCCACTTGATGCATATACGGACGAATGAAATCGATGATTTCCTCTTCATCCCAATATATAACTGGTATGCAATGCAGCTCTTTATATTCATTTGTAACATTTTGAATAATGGCTAACGAGTCGTCTGCCCCTAATATTCCCAGCCGTATGCGAATCGCCTGTCCCTCCTTTTCAAAGCCGAAAAATTCCTTGTTGCCAGTACAGCAACCGGCATATCAACCAGCAAACCAGCGATCATTTTTTCGGCGATAGCGCGAATTTCTTGGCGATCATATGTTTTGTTTGCCACCGCTTCAAAAACTCGCGCACCGCTTCTATTGATGTGATGATCTAACTCCTGTTGATTTCGTTCTTTTCCAATGCGCATTTCCCCGGCCGCATACAATAATAGAGCATGTGAATGGTTTGCCCATCACCGCCTCAGCAATCTTTATCTTTTTTCCCGCTTTCACAAGAGCATGGGGCGTTTCTTTCCCATTTCATTTAATCACTCTTTTTTATGTCTTTATTCTATCAAAAAGGTGGAAAACCGCATCCGCAAAAATAAAAAATTTTCTTCATTTTTTATATTTGTTGCATGTTCAGACAGAAACCACCGTTGAAAGCCAATGAATAAAAAGAGGGTGTCCCAAAATGGGAGGAACACCCTTCACGTATACAAAGAGGAAAACGGTATATGGTATTTCATTTGTATTCAAACAATCAGCCAGCTGATTCTGGAAGCAAAAGGGAAGAAAGCGTCCGAATTTCGTTTGTATTCAAACAACCAGCCAGCCTCTTTTATAAAATATCATCTCCGCCATCGAACCAATCGCCTATATCGTCCATCACATCTTCTATGCCATCATCCAATGCGTCCTCAACGACATCCTCGAGCAATTCCTCCGCCACCATGCCTGCCAGCATTCCTGCCGCAAATCCTCCGATTGCTCCCATCATGCCGTGTCCGCCATGATGATGGGAGACATGCTGCGAAGGATAAGAGGAATATGGAACATGCGACGGGCCAACGTAAGAACGAGGCTGTTGTATCATTTCTCCTATCACCGCGCGCAATTTTCCCGACATTTCTTCCACATTCTCTATTTCCTCATTACTGAAGAATATTTCCCGTTTCAGTTCCGTTTCATGAAAGCCGCCAAACCCACTCCGCACATCCACTTCCAAATATAACCGGATTCCATTTTCTTCAATTTGCGCAGAAAATTCTACTTCTTCCACAACTCCCATCCACTCTTTCGTCGGGAAAAACGCAAATTCTTGGCCATATGCAGTTATTTTCCCTGAAGAAGGTTTTTCACGGAAGCCAATATTTCCTAATGCATGAAACAGTTTC
Protein-coding regions in this window:
- a CDS encoding transcriptional regulator, producing MRIRLGILGADDSLAIIQNVTNEYKELHCIPVIYWDEEEIIDFIRPYMHQVDMWLFSGQVPYSIVKEWGEIDCPMFYVPHTGASLYRTLLRIYYERQIPVQQLSFDTYHPSEIERLLEEVGIGERVPYVKHYQGGISAAALAQYHYGLWKQGLTKAAVTCLRTAQLELEKLGVPVYRVLPARSAVESVVQMIIRTGEMLRFQDAQIAVQMMEVDSLFAISNETFSTDEIYKMEMKVTEKLLKYAKKIQGSLKIAGPGRYVIFTTRGALKDITDHYKIIPTIKELEDMDREIAACGIGVGRTAYEAEIHAGKAFLHAKKYGRGTWMVVFDDDTIAGPLGRAEQIRYSFDCAELQAISQKTNLSVATLSKISAILRKLGKNEMNAYELAAYMQILPRSARRILHELEMKGLAEVVGETNPYPRGRPRKVYRIFLG
- a CDS encoding sporulation protein, with the protein product MWKKLLSKLGVGAAKVDLVLHHPRVRVGEQLKGEFLIEGGTVEQHIRKLEVELQLMVQADGKAYRRTVAVIPVSSSFTIQPGERKALPFSYVLPLHLPITRPRVRYAFVTRLDIADGVDAFDQDAIDILPPLPLEKLFHALGNIGFREKPSSGKITAYGQEFAFFPTKEWMGVVEEVEFSAQIEENGIRLYLEVDVRSGFGGFHETELKREIFFSNEEIENVEEMSGKLRAVIGEMIQQPRSYVGPSHVPYSSYPSQHVSHHHGGHGMMGAIGGFAAGMLAGMVAEELLEDVVEDALDDGIEDVMDDIGDWFDGGDDIL